One window from the genome of Micromonospora aurantiaca ATCC 27029 encodes:
- a CDS encoding succinate dehydrogenase/fumarate reductase iron-sulfur subunit: MNLTLRIWRQTGPEDKGRMVTYPVQDVSPDMSFLEMLDVLNERLILDGEEPVAFDHDCREGICGMCSLMINGEAHGPQRGTTACQLHMRQFSDGDTIDIEPWRARAFPVVKDLVVNRNAFDQIIAAGGYVTAPTGSAPEAHSVPVPKADADAAFESAACIGCGACVAACPNGSGMLFTAAKITQLSLLPQGQPERYTRVIGMVDAHDEAGFGGCTNIGECAAACPKGIPLNTIGRLNRDYLKATAKRSGS, translated from the coding sequence GTGAACCTGACCCTGCGCATCTGGCGCCAGACCGGCCCCGAGGACAAGGGTCGGATGGTGACCTACCCGGTGCAGGACGTGTCCCCGGACATGTCCTTCCTGGAGATGCTCGACGTGCTCAACGAACGGCTCATCCTCGACGGCGAGGAGCCGGTGGCGTTCGACCACGACTGCCGCGAGGGCATCTGCGGCATGTGCAGCCTCATGATCAACGGTGAGGCGCACGGCCCGCAGCGCGGCACCACCGCCTGCCAGCTGCACATGCGGCAGTTCTCCGACGGCGACACGATCGACATCGAGCCCTGGCGGGCCCGCGCGTTCCCGGTCGTCAAGGACCTGGTGGTCAACCGCAACGCGTTCGACCAGATCATCGCCGCCGGCGGCTACGTCACCGCGCCGACCGGCAGCGCCCCGGAGGCGCACTCGGTGCCGGTGCCGAAGGCCGACGCGGACGCCGCGTTCGAGTCGGCTGCCTGCATCGGCTGCGGCGCCTGCGTGGCGGCCTGCCCGAACGGCTCCGGCATGCTGTTCACCGCCGCGAAGATCACCCAGCTCTCGCTGCTGCCCCAGGGCCAGCCGGAGCGCTACACCCGGGTGATCGGCATGGTGGACGCGCACGACGAGGCCGGCTTCGGCGGCTGCACAAACATCGGCGAGTGCGCGGCGGCCTGCCCGAAGGGCATCCCGCTGAACACCATCGGCCGCCTCAACCGGGACTACCTGAAGGCGACGGCCAAGCGCTCCGGCTCCTGA
- a CDS encoding fumarate reductase/succinate dehydrogenase flavoprotein subunit — MDLYTEGDPIADTRAPDGPIETRWDRHRFEMKLVNPANRRKMTVIVVGTGLAGGSAAATLAEQGYQVRSYCYQDSPRRAHSIAAQGGINAAKNYRNDGDSVHRLFYDTVKGGDFRSRESNVHRLAEMSVNIIDQCVAQGVPFAREYGGLLDTRSFGGAQVQRTFYARGQTGQQLLLGAYQALERQIGLGNVEMNARHEMLELVLVDGRARGIVVRDMVTGEISTEMADAVVLASGGYGNVFYLSTNAKGCNVTASWRAHRKGAYFANPCYTQIHPTCIPVSGDHQSKLTLMSESLRNDGRVWVPKAKGDQRSPRDIPEDERDYYLERIYPSFGNLVPRDIASRAAKNVCDEGRGVGPTGLGVYLDFADAINRLGRKAIEAKYGNLFEMYERITGEDPYEVPMRIYPAVHYTMGGLWVDYDLQSTIPGLFVIGEANFSDHGANRLGASALMQGLADGYFVLPNTLANYLASNSLDKVDASHPEAVAARTEVEDRIKRLLAINGDRTVDSFHRELGQIMWEHCGMERSEAGLRKAIDEIRALREQFWQRVRVPGDGEGLNQSLEKAGRVADFFELAELMCIDALHREESCGGHFRAEHQTPDGEAQRDDDRFAYVAAWEFTGTGEPVLHKEDLTFEYVHPTQRSYK, encoded by the coding sequence ATGGATCTCTACACCGAGGGCGACCCGATCGCCGACACCCGGGCCCCGGACGGCCCGATCGAGACGCGGTGGGACCGCCACCGCTTCGAGATGAAGCTGGTCAACCCGGCCAACCGCCGGAAGATGACGGTGATCGTGGTCGGCACCGGCCTGGCCGGCGGCTCCGCCGCCGCCACCCTGGCCGAGCAGGGCTACCAGGTGCGGTCCTACTGCTACCAGGACAGCCCGCGCCGGGCCCACTCGATCGCCGCGCAGGGCGGTATCAACGCCGCCAAGAACTACCGCAACGACGGCGACTCGGTGCACCGCCTGTTCTACGACACGGTCAAGGGCGGCGACTTCCGCTCCCGCGAGTCGAACGTGCACCGGCTGGCCGAGATGTCGGTGAACATCATCGACCAGTGCGTGGCCCAGGGCGTGCCGTTCGCCCGCGAGTACGGCGGCCTGCTGGACACCCGCTCCTTCGGCGGCGCGCAGGTGCAGCGCACCTTCTACGCCCGGGGCCAGACGGGTCAGCAGCTGCTGCTCGGCGCGTACCAGGCGCTGGAGCGGCAGATCGGCCTGGGCAACGTGGAGATGAACGCCCGCCACGAGATGCTCGAACTGGTCCTCGTCGACGGCCGCGCGCGCGGCATCGTGGTCCGCGACATGGTCACCGGCGAGATCAGCACCGAGATGGCCGACGCGGTCGTGCTCGCCTCCGGCGGCTACGGCAACGTCTTCTATCTCTCCACCAACGCCAAGGGCTGCAACGTCACCGCCTCCTGGCGGGCGCACCGCAAGGGCGCGTACTTCGCCAACCCCTGCTACACGCAGATCCACCCGACCTGCATCCCGGTCTCCGGCGACCACCAGTCGAAGCTGACCCTGATGAGCGAGTCGCTGCGCAACGACGGCCGGGTGTGGGTGCCCAAGGCCAAGGGCGACCAGCGCAGCCCGCGGGACATCCCCGAGGACGAGCGGGACTACTACCTGGAGCGGATCTACCCGTCCTTCGGCAACCTGGTCCCCCGCGACATCGCCTCCCGCGCCGCGAAGAACGTGTGCGACGAGGGACGCGGCGTCGGCCCGACCGGCCTCGGCGTCTACCTGGACTTCGCCGACGCGATCAACCGGCTCGGCCGTAAGGCCATCGAGGCCAAGTACGGCAACCTCTTCGAGATGTACGAGCGGATCACCGGCGAGGACCCGTACGAGGTGCCGATGCGGATCTACCCCGCCGTGCACTACACGATGGGTGGCCTCTGGGTCGACTACGACCTCCAGTCGACGATCCCCGGCCTGTTCGTGATCGGTGAGGCCAACTTCTCCGACCACGGCGCGAACCGGCTCGGCGCCTCGGCGCTGATGCAGGGCCTGGCCGACGGCTACTTCGTGCTGCCGAACACGCTCGCCAACTACCTGGCCTCCAACTCGCTGGACAAGGTCGACGCCAGCCACCCCGAGGCGGTCGCGGCGCGCACCGAGGTCGAGGACCGGATCAAGCGGCTGCTGGCGATCAACGGCGACCGTACGGTGGACTCGTTCCACCGCGAGCTGGGCCAGATCATGTGGGAGCACTGCGGCATGGAGCGCTCCGAGGCCGGGCTGCGCAAGGCGATCGACGAGATCCGCGCGCTGCGTGAGCAGTTCTGGCAGCGGGTGCGCGTGCCGGGTGACGGCGAGGGCCTCAACCAGTCGCTGGAGAAGGCCGGCCGGGTGGCCGACTTCTTCGAGCTGGCCGAGCTGATGTGCATCGACGCCCTGCACCGCGAGGAGTCCTGCGGCGGCCACTTCCGGGCCGAGCACCAGACGCCCGACGGCGAGGCGCAGCGCGACGACGACCGGTTCGCCTACGTGGCGGCCTGGGAGTTCACCGGCACCGGTGAGCCCGTGCTGCACAAGGAAGACCTGACCTTCGAATACGTCCACCCCACGCAGCGGAGCTACAAGTGA
- a CDS encoding succinate dehydrogenase cytochrome b subunit has translation MTKTRSPIRSNVGLKAVMAVTGIILVLFLIAHMLGNLKIFTGETSFDHYAHWLRDIGTPLLPTTWFLWIQRTVLTVAVLGHIGAATVLAMRSRAARPVRYAHRRKIHVNYAARTMRWGGVIILLFVIYHILDLTTGHLNPQGDPANPYGNVVAGFAPERWYVTLFYTLALVTLGFHLRHGAFSAFRSLGQQTPKGERRARIAALVFAVALVGGYLLVPFAVITGLVS, from the coding sequence ATCACGAAAACTCGGTCGCCCATCCGCTCGAACGTCGGCCTCAAGGCCGTCATGGCGGTGACGGGCATCATCCTCGTGCTGTTCCTGATCGCGCACATGCTCGGCAACCTGAAGATCTTCACGGGTGAGACGTCGTTCGACCACTACGCGCACTGGCTGCGGGACATCGGCACGCCGCTGCTGCCGACGACGTGGTTCCTGTGGATCCAGCGCACCGTGCTCACCGTCGCCGTCCTCGGGCACATCGGCGCGGCCACCGTGCTCGCGATGCGGTCCCGGGCCGCCCGCCCGGTCCGGTACGCGCACCGCCGCAAGATCCACGTGAACTACGCGGCCCGCACGATGCGCTGGGGTGGTGTGATCATCCTGCTCTTCGTGATCTACCACATCCTCGACCTGACCACGGGTCACCTGAACCCGCAGGGCGACCCGGCCAACCCGTACGGCAACGTGGTCGCCGGCTTCGCGCCCGAGCGCTGGTACGTCACGCTCTTCTACACCCTCGCGCTGGTGACCCTCGGCTTCCACCTGCGCCACGGCGCCTTCAGCGCGTTCCGCAGCCTCGGCCAGCAGACGCCGAAGGGCGAGCGCCGGGCCCGGATCGCCGCGCTCGTCTTCGCCGTCGCGCTCGTCGGCGGCTACCTGCTGGTTCCGTTCGCCGTGATCACCGGATTGGTGTCCTGA
- a CDS encoding LysR family transcriptional regulator encodes MQLHQLRYFVAVAEVRHFTQAADLVGITQPSLSKQIHALETDLGAPLFERVRGNITLTAAGEVLLPLAKRILADVETATREVQELVGLRRGRVRLGATPSLATSLAPPVLRRFRDAHPTIDLRVEEGGSQDLVRDLLRGDLDLALIIMPSAGTDPGLRADPILRESLVVASVDPLPGASEAGELRITDLRDQPLVMFREGYDLRDATLQACRAAGFEPTLSVDGGEMDAVLSFVEAGLGVALVPGIVVARRAGIRVTRLVPPGVRRTIAVARRRDVVPTHAGRELRRILLEYVHDATATAELPPGVEPL; translated from the coding sequence ATGCAGCTCCATCAGCTTCGGTACTTCGTGGCGGTCGCCGAAGTACGACATTTCACCCAGGCGGCCGATCTTGTCGGCATAACCCAGCCCTCGTTGAGTAAGCAAATTCACGCGCTGGAGACCGACCTGGGGGCACCGCTGTTCGAGCGGGTAAGGGGCAACATCACACTGACCGCGGCAGGTGAGGTGCTGCTGCCGCTGGCCAAGCGGATCCTCGCCGACGTGGAGACCGCCACCCGCGAGGTGCAGGAGCTGGTGGGGCTGCGCCGGGGCCGGGTCCGGCTCGGCGCCACCCCCAGCCTCGCCACCTCGCTCGCCCCGCCGGTGCTGCGCCGGTTCCGCGACGCGCACCCCACGATCGACCTGCGCGTGGAGGAGGGCGGCTCGCAGGACCTCGTCCGGGACCTGCTCCGCGGCGACCTCGACCTCGCCCTGATCATCATGCCGTCGGCCGGCACCGACCCGGGGCTGCGCGCCGACCCGATCCTGCGGGAGAGCCTGGTGGTCGCCTCGGTCGACCCGCTGCCGGGCGCCTCGGAGGCCGGAGAGCTGCGCATCACCGACCTGCGCGACCAGCCGCTCGTCATGTTCCGCGAGGGCTACGACCTGCGCGACGCCACGCTCCAGGCGTGCCGGGCGGCCGGGTTCGAGCCGACCCTGTCCGTCGACGGCGGGGAGATGGACGCCGTGCTCAGCTTCGTCGAGGCCGGGCTCGGCGTCGCGCTGGTGCCTGGCATCGTGGTGGCCCGCCGCGCCGGCATCCGGGTCACCCGGCTCGTCCCGCCCGGCGTCCGCCGGACCATCGCGGTGGCCCGCCGCCGCGACGTGGTGCCCACCCACGCCGGGCGCGAGCTGCGCCGCATCCTCCTGGAGTACGTCCACGACGCCACCGCCACCGCCGAACTCCCCCCAGGCGTGGAGCCCCTCTGA
- the hrpA gene encoding ATP-dependent RNA helicase HrpA codes for MQNPAVPAAPETARDLHRRLAPLMFRDQRRIQRRLDGVRRLRDPQRREAALAEIGAEVTRAEARLESRRAAVPAITYPPQLPVSERKDDIAAAIRDHQVVIVAGETGSGKTTQLPKICLELGRGVTGLIGHTQPRRLAARTVADRIADELGTELGDVVGYKVRFTDQVGDNSLVKLMTDGILLAELQTDRMLRQYDTLIIDEAHERSLNIDFILGYLRQLLPRRPDLKVVITSATIETDRFAKHFADAEGNPAPVVEVSGRTYPVEVRYRPLVEVTEADEEDEADEENVRDQIQAIGDAVEELAAEGPGDILVFLSGEREIRDTADALGKLVQSKRSLLGTEILPLYARLSTAEQHRVFAAHSNRRVVLATNVAETSLTVPGIKYVVDPGTARISRYSSRLKVQRLPIEPVSQASANQRKGRCGRTSDGICIRLYDEQDFDSRPEFTDPEILRTNLASVILQMTSIGLGDVAAFPFIDPPDRRNVTDGVNLLHELGALDPAETDPAKRLTALGRRLAQLPVDPRLARMVLEGERNGCATEVVVIAAALSIQDPRERPADKQAQADQAHARFADKESDFVAYLNLWRYLREKQRELSSSAFRRMCKAEYLNYLRVREWQDIVSQLRQVLRTSDKGEGRRGAGADLPEEIDTPKVHQSLLPGLLSHLGLKDAQKHEYLGARGAKFAIFPGSALFRKPPRWVMAAELVETSRLWGRVAGRVEPEWVEPLAQHLVKRSYSEPHWEKKQAAVMAYEKVTLYGIPIVTSRKVNFGRIDAGLSRELFIRHALVEGDWQTHHQFWRDNQKLLTEIEELENRARRRDILVDDETIFAFYDQRIPADVVSGRHFDSWWKKTRRERPDLLTFTRELLVNDGRGGVDEEDFPDQWRADGVTLPLTYTFDPTAPTDGVTVDIPLPLLNQVPAESFDWQVPGLREELVIALIRSLPKPVRRNFVPVPDYARAALAAITPGEEPLLAALTRQLRRMTGVTVPADAWDLGRLPPHLRVTFRVLGDDDKPVAEGKDLPALQRELRQEVRQVVAAAAPDVARTGLTEWSIGALPRTIEQVRAGFAVTAYPALVDEGATVGVKVFDSAAEQEAAHWAGTRRLLRLTMPSPAKFLQGRLSNEAKLALSRNPHGSVPELIEDAAGAAIDKLIGDAGGPAWDAEGFAALRDRVRADLVDTVVEVMERVRRVLASAYAVEQRLGATRNLAVVAALADIRNQLTGLVHKGFITETGYARLPDLLRYLTAIERRLDRLPGNPQRDKQQQDRVAVVQKEYQDMLAALPPPRRASAAVRQIRWMIEELRVNVFAQALGTPYPVSEQRIYRAMDDAEAR; via the coding sequence ATGCAGAATCCAGCCGTACCCGCCGCCCCTGAGACCGCCCGCGACCTGCACCGCCGCCTCGCCCCCCTGATGTTCCGCGATCAGCGCCGGATCCAGCGGCGGCTCGACGGCGTGCGCCGGCTGCGCGACCCGCAGCGGCGGGAGGCGGCGCTGGCCGAGATCGGGGCCGAGGTGACCCGGGCCGAGGCGCGGCTGGAGTCGCGCCGCGCGGCCGTCCCGGCGATCACCTACCCGCCGCAGTTGCCGGTCAGCGAGCGCAAGGACGACATCGCCGCCGCGATCCGCGACCACCAGGTGGTGATCGTGGCCGGTGAGACCGGCTCCGGGAAGACGACCCAGCTCCCCAAGATCTGCCTGGAACTGGGGCGCGGGGTCACCGGCCTGATCGGGCACACCCAGCCCCGCCGGCTGGCGGCCCGCACGGTCGCCGACCGGATCGCCGACGAACTCGGCACCGAGCTGGGCGACGTGGTCGGCTACAAGGTGCGTTTCACCGATCAGGTGGGCGACAACAGCCTGGTCAAGCTGATGACCGACGGCATCCTGCTGGCCGAGTTGCAGACCGACCGGATGCTGCGGCAGTACGACACGCTGATCATCGACGAGGCGCACGAGCGCAGCCTCAACATCGACTTCATCCTCGGCTATCTCAGGCAGCTCCTGCCCCGACGGCCCGACCTCAAGGTCGTCATCACCTCGGCCACCATCGAGACCGACCGGTTCGCGAAACACTTCGCCGACGCCGAGGGCAACCCGGCGCCGGTGGTCGAGGTGTCCGGGCGCACGTACCCGGTGGAGGTCCGCTACCGGCCGCTGGTCGAGGTCACCGAGGCCGACGAGGAGGACGAGGCCGACGAGGAGAACGTCCGGGACCAGATCCAGGCCATCGGCGACGCGGTCGAGGAGCTGGCCGCCGAGGGGCCGGGCGACATCCTCGTGTTCCTCAGCGGGGAGCGGGAGATCCGGGACACCGCCGACGCGCTGGGCAAGCTGGTGCAGTCCAAGCGGTCGCTGCTCGGCACCGAGATCCTGCCGCTGTACGCCCGGCTGTCCACCGCCGAGCAGCACCGGGTCTTCGCCGCGCACTCCAACCGCCGGGTGGTGCTGGCCACGAACGTCGCGGAGACCTCGCTGACGGTGCCCGGCATCAAGTACGTGGTGGACCCGGGCACCGCCCGGATCTCCCGCTACTCCAGCCGGCTCAAGGTGCAGCGGCTGCCGATCGAGCCGGTCTCGCAGGCCAGCGCCAACCAGCGCAAGGGCCGCTGCGGGCGTACCTCGGACGGCATCTGCATCCGCCTCTACGACGAGCAGGACTTCGACTCCCGCCCCGAGTTCACCGACCCGGAGATCCTGCGGACCAACCTGGCCTCGGTCATCCTCCAGATGACCTCGATCGGGCTCGGCGACGTCGCGGCGTTCCCGTTCATCGACCCGCCGGACCGGCGCAACGTCACCGACGGCGTGAACCTGCTGCACGAGCTGGGCGCGCTCGACCCGGCCGAGACCGACCCGGCGAAGCGGCTCACCGCGCTGGGCCGGCGGCTGGCCCAGCTCCCGGTCGACCCCCGGCTGGCCCGGATGGTCCTCGAAGGCGAGCGCAACGGCTGCGCCACCGAGGTCGTGGTGATCGCCGCCGCGCTGTCCATCCAGGATCCCCGGGAACGCCCGGCCGACAAGCAGGCCCAGGCCGACCAGGCGCACGCCCGGTTCGCCGACAAGGAGTCCGATTTCGTCGCGTACCTGAACCTGTGGCGCTACCTGCGGGAGAAGCAGCGGGAGCTGTCGTCCAGCGCGTTCCGCCGGATGTGCAAGGCCGAATACCTCAACTACCTCCGGGTACGCGAGTGGCAGGACATCGTCAGCCAGTTGCGCCAGGTGCTGCGTACCTCCGACAAGGGTGAGGGCCGGCGCGGCGCCGGCGCCGACCTGCCGGAGGAGATCGACACCCCGAAGGTGCACCAGTCGCTGCTGCCCGGCCTGCTGTCGCACCTCGGCCTCAAGGACGCGCAGAAGCACGAATACCTGGGCGCTCGGGGCGCGAAGTTCGCGATCTTCCCCGGGTCGGCGCTGTTCAGGAAGCCGCCGCGCTGGGTGATGGCGGCCGAGCTGGTGGAGACGTCCCGGCTGTGGGGGCGGGTGGCCGGGCGGGTCGAGCCGGAGTGGGTCGAGCCGCTGGCCCAGCACCTGGTGAAGCGCAGCTACAGCGAGCCGCACTGGGAGAAGAAGCAGGCCGCGGTGATGGCCTACGAGAAGGTCACGCTGTACGGCATCCCGATCGTCACCTCCCGCAAGGTGAACTTCGGGCGGATCGACGCAGGTCTGAGCCGCGAGCTGTTCATCAGGCACGCCCTGGTCGAGGGCGACTGGCAGACCCACCACCAGTTCTGGCGGGACAACCAGAAGCTGCTGACCGAGATCGAGGAGCTGGAGAACCGGGCCCGGCGTCGCGACATCCTGGTCGACGACGAGACCATCTTCGCCTTCTACGACCAGCGGATCCCCGCCGACGTGGTCTCCGGCCGGCACTTCGACTCGTGGTGGAAGAAGACCCGCCGGGAGCGGCCCGACCTGCTCACGTTCACCCGCGAGCTGCTCGTCAACGACGGCCGGGGCGGGGTGGACGAGGAGGACTTCCCGGACCAGTGGCGGGCCGACGGGGTGACGCTGCCGCTGACGTACACGTTCGACCCGACCGCGCCCACCGACGGCGTCACTGTGGACATCCCGCTGCCGCTGCTCAACCAGGTGCCGGCGGAGAGCTTCGACTGGCAGGTGCCGGGGCTGCGCGAGGAACTGGTGATCGCGCTGATCCGGTCGCTGCCCAAGCCGGTACGGCGCAACTTCGTGCCGGTGCCCGACTACGCGCGCGCCGCGCTCGCCGCGATCACACCGGGCGAGGAGCCGCTGCTGGCCGCGCTGACCCGGCAGCTGCGCCGGATGACCGGGGTGACGGTCCCGGCCGACGCGTGGGACCTCGGCAGGCTGCCGCCGCACCTGCGGGTCACGTTCCGGGTGCTCGGCGACGACGACAAGCCGGTCGCCGAGGGCAAGGACCTGCCGGCGCTGCAACGTGAGCTGCGCCAGGAGGTACGCCAGGTCGTGGCCGCCGCCGCGCCCGACGTGGCCCGGACCGGGCTGACCGAGTGGTCGATCGGCGCGCTGCCGCGCACCATCGAGCAGGTACGCGCAGGCTTCGCGGTGACCGCGTACCCGGCGCTGGTGGACGAGGGCGCGACGGTCGGGGTGAAGGTGTTCGACTCCGCCGCCGAGCAGGAGGCCGCGCACTGGGCGGGCACCCGGCGGCTGCTGCGGCTGACGATGCCGTCACCGGCGAAGTTCCTCCAGGGGCGGCTGAGCAACGAGGCGAAGCTGGCGCTGTCCCGCAACCCGCACGGCAGCGTGCCGGAGCTGATCGAGGACGCGGCCGGCGCGGCGATCGACAAGCTGATCGGCGACGCGGGCGGCCCGGCCTGGGACGCCGAGGGCTTCGCCGCGCTGCGCGACAGGGTCCGCGCCGACCTGGTGGACACCGTGGTCGAGGTGATGGAGCGGGTACGCCGGGTGCTCGCTTCCGCGTACGCGGTGGAGCAGCGGCTCGGCGCCACCCGCAACCTCGCCGTGGTGGCCGCGCTGGCCGACATCCGCAACCAGCTCACCGGCCTGGTGCACAAGGGTTTCATCACCGAGACGGGGTACGCGCGCCTGCCCGACCTGCTGCGCTACCTGACCGCGATCGAGCGGCGGCTGGACCGGTTGCCGGGCAACCCGCAGCGGGACAAGCAGCAGCAGGATCGCGTCGCCGTGGTGCAGAAGGAGTACCAGGACATGCTGGCCGCGCTGCCCCCGCCGCGACGTGCCTCGGCGGCGGTCCGCCAGATCCGCTGGATGATCGAGGAGCTGCGGGTGAACGTCTTCGCCCAGGCCCTGGGAACCCCCTACCCCGTCTCGGAGCAGCGAATCTACCGAGCCATGGACGACGCCGAGGCCCGCTGA
- a CDS encoding cytidine deaminase family protein, whose amino-acid sequence MIMRDTDRALVQAATAVAKLRCRSDNHTVAAAVRSTDGRVFSGVNVYHFTGGPCAEVVALGAAATQGAGELEAIVAVGDRGRGVLPPCGRCRQVLLDYFPSIKVIVGPPDGLRAIPITDLLPETYVWADQQVEVPVAARAGVWPTPVVPGSRQAPED is encoded by the coding sequence ATGATCATGCGGGACACCGACCGGGCGCTCGTGCAGGCCGCCACCGCCGTCGCGAAGCTGCGCTGCCGCAGCGACAACCACACAGTCGCCGCCGCCGTCCGCAGCACCGACGGCCGGGTGTTCAGCGGCGTGAACGTCTACCACTTCACCGGCGGCCCGTGCGCCGAGGTGGTCGCACTCGGTGCCGCCGCGACCCAGGGCGCGGGCGAACTGGAGGCGATCGTCGCGGTGGGGGACCGCGGCCGGGGCGTCCTCCCGCCGTGCGGACGCTGCCGTCAGGTGCTGCTCGACTACTTCCCGTCGATCAAGGTGATCGTCGGCCCGCCCGACGGGCTGCGCGCGATCCCGATCACCGACCTGCTGCCCGAGACGTACGTCTGGGCCGACCAGCAGGTCGAGGTGCCGGTGGCCGCCCGCGCCGGGGTGTGGCCGACGCCTGTGGTGCCGGGCAGCCGGCAGGCCCCGGAGGACTGA
- a CDS encoding YciI family protein — protein MRFDRHTVVLLVRPDDAPDLPQDALDRIQDAHLAHQAGLVEQGAVLAAGPFLDGDDGRVRGFVVLSVDPQMARELYANDPAVRAGRLVAQVSSWMVPEGQVRFEQVPVPRSMLEAAAGD, from the coding sequence ATGCGATTCGACAGGCACACGGTGGTGCTCCTGGTCCGCCCGGACGACGCGCCGGACCTGCCGCAGGACGCCCTCGACCGGATCCAGGACGCGCACCTGGCGCACCAGGCCGGGCTGGTGGAGCAGGGCGCGGTGCTGGCGGCGGGGCCGTTCCTGGACGGCGACGACGGGCGTGTCCGCGGTTTCGTGGTGCTGTCGGTGGACCCGCAGATGGCCCGTGAGCTGTACGCGAACGACCCGGCGGTCCGCGCGGGACGACTCGTCGCGCAGGTCAGCAGCTGGATGGTGCCGGAGGGTCAGGTCCGCTTCGAGCAGGTGCCGGTCCCCCGCTCGATGCTGGAGGCAGCGGCCGGCGACTGA
- a CDS encoding MerR family transcriptional regulator, with translation MDGAERYSIGDLARRTGLPVKTIRFWSDRGVVPPTDRGPAGHRRYDAAAVARLDLVRTLRELGVDLPTVRRVVAREVSLAEVASAHADALTAQIRLLRSRRAVLTVIARRGASPSEADLLHRLAGLAARERRRLVDEFLDAAFGGLTDPGFAGIRRSLTPELPDDPDDCQIEAWVELAELALDPGFRSGLRRLAEQHAADREGAEGVSRDVVAVVREEVAPALADGIEPAAPEADPILARAAGRYAQLCGRSDDADLRQRMLDRLRTASDPRRERYLELLSVVNGWPPAESLAPVLDWSIRALRARQHLA, from the coding sequence ATGGACGGTGCGGAGCGCTACTCGATCGGTGACCTGGCCCGGCGGACCGGGCTGCCGGTGAAGACCATCCGGTTCTGGTCCGACCGCGGCGTCGTGCCGCCCACCGACCGGGGACCGGCCGGCCACCGCCGCTACGACGCGGCGGCGGTGGCCCGGCTCGACCTGGTACGGACGCTGCGCGAGCTGGGCGTGGACCTGCCCACCGTGCGCCGGGTGGTGGCGCGGGAGGTCAGCCTGGCCGAGGTCGCCTCGGCGCACGCGGACGCGTTGACCGCGCAGATCCGCCTGCTGCGGTCGCGCCGCGCGGTGCTGACGGTGATCGCCCGGCGCGGGGCCTCCCCGTCCGAGGCCGACCTGCTGCACCGGCTGGCCGGCCTGGCCGCGCGGGAGCGGCGGCGGCTGGTCGACGAGTTCCTCGACGCGGCGTTCGGCGGCCTGACCGATCCGGGGTTCGCGGGGATCAGGCGGTCGCTCACGCCGGAGCTGCCCGACGATCCGGACGACTGTCAGATCGAGGCGTGGGTGGAGCTGGCCGAGCTGGCCCTGGACCCGGGATTCCGGTCCGGGCTGCGCCGGCTGGCCGAGCAGCACGCGGCGGACCGGGAAGGCGCCGAGGGCGTAAGCCGGGACGTGGTCGCCGTGGTCCGGGAGGAGGTGGCCCCGGCGCTCGCCGACGGCATCGAGCCGGCCGCACCGGAGGCCGATCCGATCCTGGCCCGGGCGGCGGGCCGGTACGCGCAGCTCTGCGGCCGCTCGGACGACGCCGACCTGCGCCAGCGGATGCTGGACCGGTTGAGGACCGCGAGCGACCCTCGCCGGGAGCGGTACCTGGAGCTGCTCTCCGTGGTCAACGGCTGGCCGCCGGCCGAGAGCCTGGCGCCGGTGCTGGACTGGTCGATCCGGGCACTGCGCGCCCGGCAGCACCTAGCCTGA